The genome window CCTGGAATTATTTGGAATCCGTAAGATATGATGCGAGATAATGTTCTTGTTACAGTTTTCCGAGGGTAACAATTATTACTTTGCAGTCAGGGCAGTGGATGCACATACTAGAAAAGGACAGTATAGTATTCCTGGTAATATCTCTCTGTAAAGGAAAAAATGTGTTAAGTCTCATGATCTCCATTTTtcacacattattttttttacttctgcATTCAATGTATAGTTGTGATAAAAAGAATCTGTAGATTATTTCACACTAATGCAATATTACATCAGATCTAATTTGGCagtaatttgattaatatttatttggattaaattaaattaaatttaaacttaaatttgaattaaataactgCTCCCATTAACATTGTTTTTGTAAATGCTTCCAATCacatatgtaatgtatatataatttttctaactttataataaatatttggtttttttcatatatatctttggAGCAAAACactaatattgatattacatttatataatatttttttataaatcatatttataatataattttatataaatataaatttatattatgattttatatgaatttaatacgaaattattttaatacctaatactttttaatttctattatttataaatatttagaatattctcACACAATGAAACAGAACCACAAATTCTAGtcaaaaaattgtatgtaacttcatgatatgtaatattatttaaagactgTGAAGGAGTGTGTATTAGAATCTGGTTGAAAGTTGAAATATAACAAGCGCTAATAAATACTAAgcgaaagataatgaaaagatGAAGACAATTGTAGTACAAAATGGAGAATTACTTTGGGTATTAACTACTGTGTGTAATCTTATTTGGCAAGATAGTCTACagacttattatataatcttattttgttataaaaccataacagctatatatataataataataaaacattccCTACTTTATACTAAAATTGCCTTGGACATTGTCTTCCGCTAAGTATTCAATACCGTTCAGTGTCATCAATGGTATACTGCACTTAGCTTTTAGTCAGGTTTTAGCTActctttatattaacaatatattaagattGAAAACTTTTGCATTGTGCTTTCTTAACACACGAATAAGAGgcactaattaaattttaattattatttaatttacattcatTCTATGATATTGATATGAGTTTTCAAGTTAGAACTTTGGAGTGATAAATTCAGAACAACTGACtgttattctgaaaaaaaagaatgatataatttgctcaatttttatacaactaaattcggatatgtattataatgctAATATGCATCATAGGTAAAAATAGGTAAAATTGTCTTTTAATGAACTAAATATGTTAATCGttcatatgtaaatatatatcaaaatgtatatgtgctattattaattatatgtagatTACACAAGTGTATTTATACATGATATAGATGAAATTAATGAACtttatctctctttgtcttataataaaataaatagtaaaattaatagtttttttgtatttatattgataataaactTCAACTAACTTTTTCAaacctatatttttttactttttagtttcattttttatattaattttatacgtttttCAATTGCGCGCGcgagtataaatatatacatatatttatataaaattcattctaaaatttatacattttttcaagaatatatgtatgtacatacaaaactttataattagaaacatCTAACAATATTTCCAATGTtctgtattattttctcttgtatttattatttaatacatcacacagataatatatagtgatagaaaataatgacagataattattgaaataataatttaaaaaatggagtGTATATCATTCATGTATTTGCGATACATGTAATTCTGACAACTATCAAAGATTTCTTCCCTTTCTACTatgaattataaagataaatattaatttaaaaaaattagaataatttaattgacacAAGAAATGAGTATACATTCAAGTCGATTCAAGtgttaaagataaaatgagagggaaaagagagagagagagagaaagaaagtatgtgtgtgggtgtgtgtgtgtggtgtgagaagaagagaaagacaaGGAAAAGGGAGGAAGGGGGCGGGAGACAAAGTGCAGAAAGTACTGTCACAGTGTACTGTGGAAAGTACAACTAGACAGACAGACATCGACGACGACATCGAGTCGCCCTCGACGGGAATTTGACGGAACGTCACTAGTTTCGAAATTGCGCTTTCGTAGGCTCATCTTCCGTGAAATCTCCGCTCTGTTGCTATGTATATCTTGCCTCCTCCTAGAACTGCTTTGTGTGTCCAGTATGCGCTAAGTGAGTCACGCACAGAGTGTAATGTTACGTCAAAACAAAAACAATCTCGCTACTGCTAATTGCGAAGATAAGTTGCGGTTACGACTACAACTACGACTACGACTACGACTACGATTACGATTACGACTATGGCATTCTCCGCTCCGCTAGTCTCCTGGCCGCTCCTCCCGCGTTCGACGTTCTTCGtgtgagaagaaaaataacgaATGAGGAAGCGGGGGCGGAAGTATCGCGTATACCCGTATCGCGAGTCGGATAATTTATGAACGCGCCGCACGATGTGTGCACGTACGTGTACGTATAtgcgtatatgtatacgcgATAGCGTATGCTACGGCGACGGCAAAAATGTTGGTGAAGACGAAGACCGCGGCGCGTTGATACAAGCATAAGCGATACGACAGAGTGGGACATGCGTTTCATGCACCGTGAAATACAGTGAAAGCGGCGGGCGACGTCTGGGACGATCATTAGTGCAGCGATCACACAtcagcgaaagagagagagagagagagagagagagagagaagcaagAAGCGAGAAGCTGTTCACATCGTACATCGTATTTCTACGGCGATATCCGCATTCGCGATGTGCCTCGTTGCGATAGTACGTCGTTGAAGAACCTAACCGCCGCATTCGGTGATCAGGTGGTGTGCACGTCCCACGTCCTCGTTCAACGTCGTTTTTACGACGTGACAATAATTGGCCCGTTCCCGAGACGGCAAACACGATCAGCTGTTGTGGCTATTCCGTACGTCTAAttgtaatatctaataatCGAGGATGCCCGTTTCGCGGGCttggtagagagagagagagagagagagagagaaaaagaaataatgaatCCGTCATAAATATAACAGTAAACGCGCGACGGATACGCGAAGACGAAGAGTCGTTATTATCGATATAATCGGGATTTGAAAAATGTGCTAaacatcgtttttttttttttttttttttctttctttttaaaagcttAACACGCACGTAGAATTATGTGCATGAGGTAATGTCGAAGATTATGACGAGCAGCGTAAAGATCTATCCATGTTTGTGCAACTCTGGAGTGCACTGTCTCATTCGTCATGTACACATGATTATCCGAGTTGATGCGTTCTGTTATTGTCAGCGGTGAGCAAAGGAAGAGCTCGACGACGAGCGCGGAAGGGAGCTCTCCGTCGCGAGGAGATCGGCGAACGCAGTCCTCGTCGTTTGTAACCGGCAGCGACGTACAGGGGATGCCTAGCCTACACTCGCTCGTCGTAAGACGAGCTCCGCTAACGGATATGGGTACCGCGACCAGTTCGGTGACTTCCGTCAATCCACCCACCAAGATCGTAGCTAATCCCAAGAAGATCGACAAGGCTAAATTTAGCGGCATCAAACTACCTCTGATACGCAAGGAAGCTAGCGTGGTCAATCTCTCCTTGACAGAGAGAAATGCACTGGGTAAAGAAGTAGACGCGCCTCTCCTGCGACCTGAAAGCAGCGCGAGCCTGGAGGCACGAGGTGGCAGCTGGATGAGCCTGGGTCCTGGTGCGCTGAGAAAATGCGAAACTGCTGTAGGATTAAGTACCTCGGCTTTAGAAGGAAGACCGATCAATCGCAGTAGAGTATGCTCTCGCTGTTCCAGTTTGTTGTCTCTGGCATCTAGCTCACGTTACAGCTTGGCTGCTGGTAATTTCGTTCCTGCAAGTTCTCAACAGACAATTGGacgaatattttgtaaattgtgTCTTGTCGATACCTCCCTCTCCAAAACATTTAAGATCGAGGGATGCGGTTGTTCCTATTGTAAAGATGTAAGTCAACATTTCTACGAGGAAGCATTATTGAAGAATGTGTGTGCATTTTGTTACGTACAAAAAAagagtattaatatttctatttttcaatttatttttagtgcaTGCGTGCCTATGTAGAATTTGAAATTGAAGAAGGTGCGTATGAAATTAGTTGTCCCGATGCTCAATGTGATCACGGCgcaatattatctttaaaagaaatatcgagTCTTGTCAATGTAGAACTTATGGAAAAACATTGCAAGTTTCGTTTGAATAGAGGTAAGTcctgtatttttttcgtttattgtatatgtagTCTTCTGTCAAAGACATACTTTATCGTATCACTTATACTATAAATTACAGcgattaacattttatatgtgcAGATGTATCCATGGATAAAGGACGCGCATGGTGTCCACGAGCAGGTTGTGAAACAATATGTTCGATAAACGGCAATGGTGGAAGCAGCACCCCTTTAGGTCCTGTTCACTGTCCCAACTGTTCTACGGATTTTTGTTCAATATGTCGCGAGCCCTGGCACAATGGTCCCTGTTCGGAACTTCCCTTAGGAATACCGTTTGGTAGCGATCATATTAAATGTTGTCCCATGTGTTCCGTACCGATAGAAAAGGATGAAGGTTGTGCTCAAATGATGTGCAAAAGATGTAAACATGTGTTTTGCTGGTATTGCCTAGCGTCTTTGGATGTGAGTATCTAAAGcagtaaaacaaaattatgcatatattccatacacacatgcacaaaattttaaaatattatttacacttACATtacttgtgtatatatatatatcacttaatattacagtcggacctcaTCCTACAACATTTTCGGTTCAGAATCTTCctcttaaacctctgatcctatgacaaaaatttgaaagtgggggtataatttctccctttcgcggtcgtagcatgagaggattttttgtcgtaggataagaggttttgtagcataagagggtcgtaggataagaggtccgactgtacaatatacttgtaatatacatatattatatatgtatttaaattagaatatcgataaaaagaatataacttATTGATATCCTTAACTTGTTCTTGTTGTAGGACGATTTTTTATTGCGACATTACGACAAGGGACCATGTAAGAATAAATTGGGACATTCACGTGCGTCCGTGATATGGCATCGAACGCAAGTTATCGGGATATTTGCTGGTTTTGGCCTACTTCTACTTGTCGCATCGCCCTTGTTATTATTAGCAGCACCTTGCATTGTATGTTGTAAATGTCGCGTTTGTGGTTCTTCCAGGCTCGAGCAGGAAGAAGGCGATACAGCAACATAGAACCTTCCAAACTTTCGGATTTTcgcttaattatttctttgagttaaaataaacattttttttttagatttctaCGTATGGAAGGTAATAAAATTGgcaatttatatagatatacattgCATTTTGTTAAgtttacgttttattttatttttgtgtgttAATAGATGATACACGTAATATAAAGGggcagaatatatatatatatatatctcttgtCAAGTCAAGCatattgtgattaatatatatttatattttacttagaCGTTATTTCAACAGAATAAGAAATGTGCGCGACtcgtaatcatatatattatatatatatatatatacatatatatatatacatatatatatatatatatatatataaaatattttcctgaTATACACTTATTTTACATAGtcacttaataatttttacatgattaattttataaaataatttttatgatgacGCGTTATAACTATATATGATTCAAccaagtttaataatttacaaatactcATGATTTCTTATACAAGACATTCCAGaaatttacgtatatatattgcactttagatttattatactgCCGCAAAATGCTACAATCcagttgtaaaaatattatccttGTAAAATGGCAAAAAGCAGTATAacgattatttgatttttcaacAGTAGATTATACAGCACATAACtaaattatacttaaattataatatatcttgaaaCACACAGTGTGCGTGTATATCTATATGTGTGTCCCCGTATTAAAAACTATCATGCAAGGCTCAGCTCTACTATTTTTATTGAGAAACGAATCTTAATGAtcaagtattaaattattgtataaatataatattctattcttgttattttaatttatgggTGTTTTCACATGTTTACTTTGG of Anoplolepis gracilipes chromosome 8, ASM4749672v1, whole genome shotgun sequence contains these proteins:
- the LOC140668977 gene encoding probable E3 ubiquitin-protein ligase RNF144A isoform X1; translated protein: MRSVIVSGEQRKSSTTSAEGSSPSRGDRRTQSSSFVTGSDVQGMPSLHSLVVRRAPLTDMGTATSSVTSVNPPTKIVANPKKIDKAKFSGIKLPLIRKEASVVNLSLTERNALGKEVDAPLLRPESSASLEARGGSWMSLGPGALRKCETAVGLSTSALEGRPINRSRVCSRCSSLLSLASSSRYSLAAGNFVPASSQQTIGRIFCKLCLVDTSLSKTFKIEGCGCSYCKDCMRAYVEFEIEEGAYEISCPDAQCDHGAILSLKEISSLVNVELMEKHCKFRLNRDVSMDKGRAWCPRAGCETICSINGNGGSSTPLGPVHCPNCSTDFCSICREPWHNGPCSELPLGIPFGSDHIKCCPMCSVPIEKDEGCAQMMCKRCKHVFCWYCLASLDDDFLLRHYDKGPCKNKLGHSRASVIWHRTQVIGIFAGFGLLLLVASPLLLLAAPCIVCCKCRVCGSSRLEQEEGDTAT
- the LOC140668977 gene encoding probable E3 ubiquitin-protein ligase RNF144A isoform X2, producing the protein MPSLHSLVVRRAPLTDMGTATSSVTSVNPPTKIVANPKKIDKAKFSGIKLPLIRKEASVVNLSLTERNALGKEVDAPLLRPESSASLEARGGSWMSLGPGALRKCETAVGLSTSALEGRPINRSRVCSRCSSLLSLASSSRYSLAAGNFVPASSQQTIGRIFCKLCLVDTSLSKTFKIEGCGCSYCKDCMRAYVEFEIEEGAYEISCPDAQCDHGAILSLKEISSLVNVELMEKHCKFRLNRDVSMDKGRAWCPRAGCETICSINGNGGSSTPLGPVHCPNCSTDFCSICREPWHNGPCSELPLGIPFGSDHIKCCPMCSVPIEKDEGCAQMMCKRCKHVFCWYCLASLDDDFLLRHYDKGPCKNKLGHSRASVIWHRTQVIGIFAGFGLLLLVASPLLLLAAPCIVCCKCRVCGSSRLEQEEGDTAT